The Motacilla alba alba isolate MOTALB_02 chromosome 3, Motacilla_alba_V1.0_pri, whole genome shotgun sequence DNA window TGAAGAACCTGTTCCTGAAATTGGCAATTTTTATGCAGTAGAAACCACAAAGATAGGCTGAGACCCACaagtttaaataattaaaaaacgTTGCAAAAGATTCAAGGTTCTGAAGTATGGTTTGAACATGAAGAAAATTGGGATAAATTATTGAGATGAAGTTGTATACCCATGCGAAGCATAAAAAGGAAgtcctggagcatcccagcagcagcaagatcTTCTCATTAGAgttcagggttttctttttgacCCAGCCAATGCAAAGCACACCAACGATGAAAGCATTGATCCACATGCCAGGAAACACCGCCAGGGTGATGATGGCCACAGTTGTGGCCCCATATGAAGTGACATTGGATTGCTGTGGAGAGGGAGAAGCTTCCATGGTGTGAtcaggggagcagagctgtgctggccaagggggctgtggcagcagagcctgaggcAGGTCAGTGGCTGCTCTTGGTGGAGTGTCAGGGATGGCAAGAGGAGCTTTatagagctgctgctgctgctgctgctgctgctggggggggaTTTGgtgtcactgctctgggcagcagggcaggtgcaggGATGTAAATGTGCTGGGTATCCCCTTACCCGGGGCCGGTGTCACTCTTGCCTATTTGAATGTTGGTtcaggggggctgtgctgggtgtcacAAAGAGCGgagatgtttttctgtggtGGAGAGTGTTGTGATTTTGAGCCTGATCCCTGTTTGATCAGTGTCAGGCTTCAGGATCTGGGCTCTTCTGTCCCTTTTTTGCCTGTGATGATCATGcggagccctggctgtgctcagcaggtcaggggACTCAGTGTCCTTTTTAGTCTGAGAGTCTGGGTGCTGCAATGTTCAACGCAGATGCTGGGAAAGTGGAGTTTGTTTTGATGCTTCACAGGCATTGAAAtccatgtttctttttcctgtggcaTTGCTTTAAGAGGAAGTGAAGAGCCCCATTGTGGGGCAGGTGATGGGAACCAAGAACATAAAGCTGGTACTTTTTACAAGTTTGTTTGTGAGCATATGAATGTAAAAGGGTCAAAATTGGGACAagtccctgtgccagggctccaATCTCATCTGCTTGGGAAAGTGAAGGCTTTTAAAGATGGCACCATGCTGAGTTTCCCCCACACAGCAGTGCCCTAAAGCTTCCAAATGAATGTAGACCCTGAAAGCTGTGAGGTTTTTCCCAGGCAAGTTGTGTTAATCTCTGTAGGGCATGGACTGCCCATGCCCTTTGGGTTAGTAGAGGAGCTGTCACATTTGGCCTTGCACATCAGGGCCCCAGGAACCAAGGAGAGCTCATCTGATGCTGTGGTGGGCGCAGGACAAACGAAACCCCAACCAAGAGCTCTGTGGCTACAGGAAATGAACCACCAGCACTGTCTCTCTTCCAAATGATGATAGCCATGTGGTCTGTGGGATATAAGAGCCAGCAGTATGTTACATGAATATTCATATCACATGCTCCTACTTGTGTTCTTTTTGGCCATCATAAAGACTTGGAATGTGACCCAGAGCAGTTTTCCATactgtgccagcactgggcagcCATTCCCATTGACTTCTGAGATCTCTCATGTCTCAGCTTCCATGGGCCGGGCACATCCTGCATCTGTCCCcatgggctgtgcagggtggcTGTACTGAtgggcagcctgtcccctcCAGTGCCAGCTGAGTGGGGCTGGTGCACAGGACAGGGATTCTGTGCTGGGTGTCACATTCTCTGGGGTTTCAGAGAATTGGAAGAAGGGTTCTGCAGCGTGTTTCATTGGGGCTGTGGTGTTTTGTGTGGTAACATCTGTAAGGTTCTGGGTTTTGCCTGCTGAGCCTTGTGCAAGTATGTGAGGTTGTGAGGGGTGGATGTTGCAGGGCATGTAGGGAAAAAAGATGGGTCTTCCAGGGTCTTCTTGTCTAATAAACTGTGGCTTTCAGGTTAAAGGATGAAGTgcatgagctgcagcagggaaagaggagaggtgTGGCTGTTCCTGTCCTTTCAAGGCCTTTCACAGGGGAGATGTGTCTCAAAGAGCTGATTAGGATCTGCCTCTGGACCTGAGCTGCTGATAGAAGTGACCAATTCAAGTTCTGTTTTGTATATGCTGGCAATATTTTGTGTCTCACCTGCTGTGATGGGTTGACCTCAGGGAGAAGGCAGACCTCTACCCAGCTGTTCCTTCTCTCTCACCCACAGGAAGTGCAAGGGTGGAAAACAAGTTGGAGACACTCAGGCTTTGAAATAATGGCAGggagatcactcaccagttacTGTCATGGACAAAATGTATTAGACACCAGGAAAATGAAGTTAATGTATTGAAATATAGAAAATAGAGGAGGATAATGAGGAACAAATTGAAACCTTGACCACATTGCCACCACAGCCCTTATACCTGAGGCTCAACTTCCCTCCttcatccccagctcctccacctcctcccccacagcagcacaggggcaaATCAAATAGGGGCTGCAGTCAGCTCTTAACAAATTGTCTCCTCCACTCCTGTCTCCTCAAGCTGTTTCCCCAATCGAGAGCAAAGCCTGTTAGCTGGGTGTTTTACTGAGCCAGAGTGCACTGGGAAAAGCCAATCTCATCTCCAGGTCCAAGCAGGCCAGGAGAGCCGTgccacagagcaggcagtgctgtccTTGCAGGCAGTGGGGCACCGAGGACATGCAGGGCTggagtggggagggggctctgcaccccctgagctgcctggggcCGTTTCTGCCTCGCTGTTTGCGGGTCAGTAAGCACCTCTGGTGAGTGATAGGGATCAGAGTGTTCCCACAGAGCTATCAGCCACTGCCAGGCAGTGATACAGCCATAATGTGTCCCACAGCAGAGGgccacagcagaagaaaaggtaaACCAAAATAGAGAGAAACCTATTCATTGCAGCCATTTCAATCTCTGAACACCAAAATGTTTGTGGCAGGGTGGCAGTACTGTTATTCCATTTTTACAGCCAGTTGGTGTTCCAGTGTTTCATATCTGTCTCTTCCACTAAGAGGATAGACATTTGGCAGAAAATGAAGCCCTTGCTGATCCTCAGAGATGAAAAggcctgggtgctgctcagTTTAGTTTCTGATTATGGCAAGTTCAACATGTAAGTCTTGTCATGTTCAATTAGAACtttcagagtcacagaatcacaaataaTGCACTTTATTGTAGAAATACAAATTTGGAATTGCCACTAATAAATATGCTCACTGGATTAGCTCTAGAAATATATtgagggaaaaagaagcaaataagGAAGAGCAATGGGTAACTCATTAAGCTCAACTTCACCACCAGGTGGGCCTTTGAACAGAATTTCACCAGGGTACAATCTGACACAGTCGGAAGAGGAAATCTTTACAAAGAGCTGTTCCCTGCTTTGGGGAGGAGAGCAAAGCAATCCTCCTGTTGTCCTGTCTGCACACCGGGGTCATattctcatgctctgccagggagggtTTGAAATGCCAGATCTGTACTTTTGGGAGAAATGCAGGTGAGGCTGCAGTCAAAATACCTTACTGCTGCCATGGTAAATGGTGgtgggcagccagcagctgtgcagatgAGGGGTACCCAGGGTTCTGATTGCAAAGGCTGTGAGTCTTGGGCAGGGGCTGAACACTTCATTAGCATCACTCCCTCTTCCACTGGGCTCAGGCAGTGGTTAAGGGGCTCTGCCTGATGATCCATCACCCACCAGCAGACTCTCATGCCCACATTAATCCCTTCAACACACAGGGGCTTAGGCATCATTCCTAGCATCAGGGTGAAATGACTTTGTTAATATCAAATACATATCTCAAAGAATTAGCTAAATCTAAATGCAACAATAATATATTTAGCTCACAATAATTTATCTCAGAAGATACGAATGAAGTTTTCTTAACTTGGATGTTGAAGAGTGAACATCAGTATCATCTACactgcctggagagctgcatcAGCAATgaaatttcttgttttctacAGTAAAAGATCAACATTTTGCATGGGCTCCAGCTTTTATCACATTTCCTACTTCATGGAAAACTCGCACTTCACAGAGGAGAGCATCTTGAGCAGCGCCTTTTCCAGCTTGGGATTGCTGAAAATCAGAATAAGGGAATGAATACCTGGAAAAGCATACAAATATGTGTATAAAAGGAGTGTcatgatattttctttctttgtggtATAAATTATTGTCAAGACCAAACATACAAAGTTGATGCTGTACATCACTAAGAAGGAGAGGACAGATTTCATGGCTCTGATGTGGGCTTCCATGCTGAGATCCTTCATGGAGTTTGTCTGCATCATGCGTTTGTGcctccagagagaaaagagaaggaaaacagcagaaaagatgaCTACCATGAATGAAGCAGCAAATACAAGgccagcaagaaaataaattgagaaaAGATGTTTATCCTTTCTGACAGTTACTTCCCAAAAATTTTCTTGGAAGGTGGAAGTGATGTTCTTTCTCTGCACATTTACCATGACATCATAGGTAATGATGCAGAGAGCCAAGGCTAAAATCTCTGACCCCAACAAGAGCCAGGGCACCATCCTGTCAATTTTTACTTTCAGATAGATGAAGAACCTGTTCCTGAAATTGGCAATTTTTATGCAGTAGAAACCACAAAGATAGGCTGAGACCCACaagtttaaataattaaaaaacgTTGCAAAAGATTCAAGGTTCTGAAGTATGGTTTGAACATGAAGAAAATTGGGATAAATTATTGAGATGAAGTTGTATACCCATGCGAAGCATATAAAGGAAatcctggagcatcccagcagcagcaagatcTTCTCATTAGAgttcagggttttctttttgacCCAGCCAATGCAAAGCACACCAACGATGAAAGCATTGATCCACATGCCAGGAAACACCGCCAGGGTGATGATGGCCACAGTTGTGGCCCCATATGAAGTGACATTGGATTGCTGTGGAGAGGGAGAAGCTTCCATGGTGCGAtcaggggagcagagctgtgctggccaagggggctgtggcagcagagcctgaggcAGGTCAGTGGCTGCTCTTGGTGGAGTGTCAGGGATGGCAAGAGGAGCTTTatagagctgctgctgctgctgctgctgctgctggggggggaTTTGgtgtcactgctctgggcagcagggcaggtgcaggGATGTAAATGTGCTGGGTATCCCCTTACCCGGGGCCGGTGTCACTCTTGCCTATTTGAATGTTGGTtcaggggggctgtgctgggtgtcacAAAGAGCGgagatgtttttctgtggtGGAGAGTGTTGTGATTTTGAGCCTGATCCCTGTTTGATCAGTGTCAGGCTTCAGGATCTGGGCTCTTCTGTCCctttttttgcctgtgatgATCATGcggagccctggctgtgctcagcaggtcaggggACTCAGTGTCCTTTTTAGTCTGAGAGTCTGGGTGCTGCAATGTTCAACGCAGATGCTGGGAAAGTGGAGTTTGTTTTGATGCTTCACAGGCAATGAAATCCgtgcttctttttcctgtggcaTTGCTTTAAGAGGAAGTGAAGAGCCCCATGGTGGGGCAGGTGATGGGAACCAAGAACATAAAGCTGGTACTTTTTACAAGTTTGTTTGTGAGCATATGAATGTAAAAGGGTCAAAATTGGGACAagtccctgtgccagggctccaATCTCATCTGCTTGGGAAAGTGAAGGCTTTTAAAGATGGCACCATGCTGAGTTTCCCCCACACAGCAGTGCCCTAAAGCTTCCAAATGAATGTAGACCCTGAAAGCTGTGAGGTTTTTCCCAGGCAAGTTGTGTTAATCTCTGTAGGGCATGGACTGCCCATGCCCTTTGGGTTAGTAGAGGAGCTGTCACATTTGGCCTTGCACATCAGGGCCCCAGGAACCAAGGAGAGCTCATCTGATGCTGTGGTGGGCGCAGGACAAATGAAACCCCAACCAAGAGCTCTGTGGCTACAGGAAATGAACCACCAGCACTGTCTCTCTTCCAAATGATGATAGCCATGTGGTCTGTGGGATATAAGAGCCAGCAGTATGTTACATGAATATTCATATCACATGCTCCTACTTGTGTTCTTTTTGGCCATCATAAAGACTTGGAATGTGACCCAGAGCAGTTTTCCATactgtgccagcactgggcagcCATTCCCATTGACTTCTGACATCTCTCATGTCTCAGCTTCCATGGGCCGGGCACATCCTGCATCTGTCCCcatgggctgtgcagggtggctgtgctgatgggcagcctgtcccctcCAGTGCCAGCTGAGTGGGGCTGGTTCACAGGACAGGGATTCTGTGCTG harbors:
- the LOC119699392 gene encoding taste receptor type 2 member 7-like yields the protein MEASPSPQQSNVTSYGATTVAIITLAVFPGMWINAFIVGVLCIGWVKKKTLNSNEKILLLLGCSRISFICFAWVYNFISIIYPNFLHVQTILQNLESFATFFNYLNLWVSAYLCGFYCIKIANFRNRFFIYLKVKIDRMVPWLLLGSEILALALCIITYDVMVNVQRKNITSTFQENFWEVTVRKDKHLFSIYFLAGLVFAASFMVVIFSAVFLLFSLWRHKRMMQTNSMKDLSMEAHIRAMKSVLSFLVMYSINFVCLVLTIIYTTKKENIMTLLLYTYLYAFPGIHSLILIFSNPKLEKALLKMLSSVKCEFSMK